The Octopus sinensis linkage group LG19, ASM634580v1, whole genome shotgun sequence genome contains a region encoding:
- the LOC115222146 gene encoding caspase-3: MTTTDARCVSLTGDKNRRPIEEDLMNCFHKYEMTHKKRGVAYIFNNETFEDSSLKTRLGSSKDSDDFKNALIKLGFEEDDIHLYTDATTEEMLEALELFGKENSDIDIDCFICAILSHGGQDDIIYGYEGPIELEKLLSCLRPDRCAPLTGIPKLFFIQACRGTTPDIGVEKKDADYIDHDERSPKIPVMADMLVVYSSVNKYPSFRDEGEGSWFMQVLSKILTEYGTQCEIMKLLTAVLTWLPLETSEVRLIGIQWM; encoded by the coding sequence ATGACTACTACAGATGCTCGGTGTGTGAGTCTAACTGGCGATAAGAATCGTCGACCAATTGAGGAAGATTTAATGAATTGTTTCCATAAATATGAAATGACACATAAAAAGCGAGGTGTTGCCTACATCTTCAACAATGAAACTTTCGAAGACTCGTCACTAAAAACTCGTCTTGGCTCATCAAAAGACTCAGACGATTTTAAAAATGCATTAATTAAACTTGGattcgaagaagatgatatccaCCTTTATACAGACGCAACAACCGAGGAAATGCTCGAGGCTTTGGAGCTTTTTGGTAAAGAAAATTCTGATATTGATATTGATTGCTTTATTTGTGCAATTTTAAGTCATGGTGGGCAAGACGATATTATCTATGGATACGAAGGTCCTATAGAGCTAGAAAAATTGCTTTCTTGCCTGAGACCCGATCGTTGTGCACCTCTCACAGGAATACCTAAATTATTCTTTATTCAAGCATGTCGTGGAACTACACCGGATATTGGAGTCGAAAAAAAAGATGCTGATTACATAGACCATGATGAAAGGTCACCTAAAATTCCAGTTATGGCAGATATGTTGGTTGTTTATTCATCTGTTAATAAATATCCTTCTTTCAGAGATGAAGGAGAAGGTTCGTGGTTTATGCAAGTTTTAAGTAAAATTTTGACAGAATATGGCACTCAGTGTGAAATCATGAAACTTTTAACTGCTGTCCTAACGTGGTTGCCTCTTGAGACTTCCGAAGTTCGGTTAATCGGAATACAATGGATGTAA